The region attcgtcttgtgaaaatttttgtcttatCAGAAGGTATAATGAAAAACTGAGGTAGCGTGCGTGAACAGATAATAGATACACATCtctgtatatgttttttaccTAAGATATCAAATGATAAATTCTCTAAGTTTTGCTAATTACATCATTAGTTTTGCAAACTAAACTTTCATCCGAAGTTAAATTCTGAGTTTTATGAACTTCCTTCTCAGCGGAAACTGAATTctcaattttgcaaattatattctcaGCGGGGATTAAATTCTCAGTCTTACAAGCAACTGTATTTGTCGAAGCGTTCAATGTTTCGCGATGCGTCCATTGATGATTTTCCAGCGTGAGAATACTTCTGAAATATTTGCCGCATTTTACGCAGTAAAGATTACACTTCTCGTGACTCTTCCGATGCTTGTTGAGCAGATCCTTGCGCGTGAAGGTCTTGTTGCAGATCGTACAAGCGAACTTGTCGGGATTCACATGCAGCACGTTATGCCTCGTCAAGTTGTCCAACCTCGTGTATTTCTTGGTACAAATGTCACAGGTGAACTTAGTCCTTTCAGAGTGACATCTTTGATGATACTTCAGATATCTCTTCTCGGCGAAAGTCTTTTTACAAGCGCAGCAGACGATCTGGTTGTTATCGTTCTTCTTTACGTCCATATGACTTGTCAATTCCTCACATGTCGCGAATTCTTCCTTGCAGAAAAGACAGACAAACTTCTTCGGCTGCTTGTtcctttgtatattttttaaaaagtctgGATCGGTCATGATCTTGTAAAGGAAAGaatctttcaatttatctTCTGGCTCGGCGGAGGTACTTGATGTAATATCATCAGCGCGATTGGAAGCATCCTTTGTTGACAGATTCATGACCTCCACGTTATTGTTGTCATCATTAGTGAGCGATATATTGGTGGATGAAGGCAAAGTCATTTCATTGCTTAAATTAGTGGATGTCATAATTGGAATCAGAATATTTGAAGATGGAACGTGTGCCTgtcaaatacaatatttctcttaagatttaaaaaattaaataaacatgcaatattttaaacaaaattatattttatatttctataattatgtgCATacgaaatatgcatataaaattttttatataatttaatcgcagagatatattttttaataattataacggaTACCttaaagtcaatttttatttaattatttatgtattatttatacattttattgtgtattgtatttattaaatacacaataaatggataaattcataattatgcaaaatatggcaacaaaatttgtgaaaattataatacatatattgattatttaccTGATATGACTCCTGACCATTTATTGCATCCGTTGAATCATAATCTTTTTCAGCATCCGCACTTTCTTCATCTGAAGGATTTTCTATTGCAGATgcaatcttaatattattttggagTGTTCTGTGTCTTGGAACTGTTTTAATTCTCATATTTATACTGTAACAATcgcaaatgataaaaataatttgatatcaatataaattagtagTTACACAATAAACTAGTAAATAGTAAATCTTAAGTTCTATGAGATTGtataatcaaattacattgttaaatttattaatattagtaatagTGAGAAtcttataatcaaataacCATTTAgagtaacaataaatataaaataaatttaaataaactaaataaataaagttagaaagatttgagattattttaaattcgaaaatatatacaataatttataaggaaattaacaataacttatatacatacttaCATTAAAAAGATGATCAATGATCTTCtcgtattttaattgaaaatgcaAGCACGTAACACTTTTGGTATTCTTTCACCGTTCATATAATCTTTGTAGCGTGAGTGTGATACATACTGTACGAAATATCGATCACGACTGACAAGATTATCGCACTTAGCTTCGAATTGTCCGTCGCTCAATCGACCTCAGTGCGACTTTGACGATCGACACGAAAACAAGGGCTTTAGCGGAGTCGCGGAAATGTGAGTTTGCAAACATAGATATATTCATGGAAGCAGGTTATCACGGAGGCTACCTTCTTCATAGTGTTATGCTTTATTTCGTATGAacacgagagagagattgtatttatgttcaaatatatatttaacaatattttgcaaaattttcgcCACAtctttgaaatgaaaaattttaataaagataatgcaacaattttatataaatattatttaaaaatttaatataaaaagcacattgtaataaaaaagtaagtttagaaatttatttaatgtttttttattataaagatacatataaCTATGTATAGATAGCTAAAAGAAAAgcgaagtaaaaaaattttctctttacagatatattttcataatccattttatttgctttgcaaaggaagagaaagaatagCACTTATATCGAAGCGatgctaaaaaaagaaatcgaggTACAGAGCGATGAAATAAAAGAGCGGagataaaaaaggaaatgcGAAGGGGTGAAACATAAAattggcaaaaaaaatttttgctgtTTGGTACGATGTATCTATAGTCGTTCTTGTACAGCCCCGGTCGTTAATACGACATAAGGAGGAGCCAGGGTTAAAGCGCGAGGGTAAAACGAGGATTTTTAATTGTAGTTCGTCCGATGTAACCCCGCTCGACCCGTCAGTATTGTCATACCCGGGCGgcgcttttctttatttccccAGTGGCTGGATGaggttatacatttttttaaactacgGCAATGCCTCCGTCTTATTAGCAAAGCTAATTGGAAATACAAATGGTTATTCACGGTAAGAAAGAGAAGGTTGTGCCGAAGAGTGACTGCGGGGTAGGAGTTTGTAGATATatctagagagagaaagagcgagagagaaaggaagagcgACCGGGGCGAAAGGAGAGGTGGTGGTGGCACTTCTGCGTATTAAGGTTGTATTTGCTCCGGATAATTAGGACTTTTTCCCGGCCAATTCGGatgaataattgattttgcTGCTCCCTGTGCTGCCTGTCTGTCGCTCTTGGAACTCTTCGAATGACAATCATCCGGAGAAAAATACGGATCTCTGCgatgaaatattcaatatcttgCACAGTATTATGTGCGTCGAGAAGAACGCAAagtgaaaaaatgttttcgaaTAACACgcaatagcaataataatgatagttTGACTCTGTATTTTAAAgatcaaataataaagaaaaatatttattttatttagaaaattgtggaaatttataaaaaatagcaacAAATGttccgtgaaaaaaaaagttaatttttaaattaattaaaacagtagtaaaacaaaaaataataccgttcaaaaaaaaaaaaaaaaatataggagatgcaatattaaatttaataaacattaagtTTCTCCCAACAGAGATATTCTTATATCCTGACTTGACAGATCGTGATAAGAAAAGAGCGATCTACGAACGATGAGTCAACGAATTTTTCACTCTTCTTCAGTCATATTTAACAGGTTTTCCGCAATTTTGTAGCAACGTGAAAGCCGTCGAACGTCTTCCACGAGACATTTTGACACCCAGTACATCACGCCCATTCCCTTCATCTAGTTATATTACGTATACAATATCTGTGTATCGAAGCTAGTTGATCCTGGTAGGTCCCCTTCCTCGACGCGAGGCCATACATCATACCACCTTCTTTATTAaactcatatttttcaaaaagtctCACCTTCGCTATCTGCAGCGCCTCCTCTCGCTCGCAACTCGGAAATCAACCCggggagaagaaaaaaattcatttagcATTCGAGCAtaagatgaatataaaaatttttatgctaaaaataattgattgccTCACCGATATGAGTCAACTAGTttgtaaacataaataataagtaaatatatatatatatagtgtctttttatttaataaaaatatttacgaaaagCATGTTAATaagaatgatataatttgatgtaaattgataaaagtcaaaaattgcaaaatttgcagaaGACACATCAGTTCGCCTCTCTTGCTCActaaaattgacaaatttttaagaaattaaatttttcacgatGGAATGAAAAGAATACCTGAAAATTGACGAGAGGGGAAGGCGAAGGTTCTTTAACGACTCGCGTTTTCATGGGATATATCGCGCGACGAGTTCGTAGTCTCTTCATGGCGCCAAAAAGTTAGGCCACTTTCCTTCGACGGGCGGAGGAGAGATTGGCCGTTTGGCGAGCATAAAGAAGAAAGCCACCCCCTTCAGTTTGCCTTTAGCGCACCCTTCGCCACCTCCGCCAGTCGCCCCTCACGACCCAAAAAACCGCGGACGGTTATAAAGCATTCTTCCAGTTTATTAGACGGAGACTCGCAGgcttctctttatattaagCATGTGCATTATTAATGCGGTGGTATAACCGTAAAATGCTGATGAAAAAAAGTTGCCGAGCCCCGCGGGTGTTTCTTCTGCGGCGAGGTGAAAGAAGGAACGGAAGCTCCTCCGAGATTGCTGCCGCAGCTTGACTGACTGACTCTTCGACGCAtcggatattatattatagcggatataatatgtgaaatttaaaCTTATAAACGCTTTTTTATCAAAGGAATTATTTGCGAGATACAGACATGTAATCGTTAATCAATTCGGACTAACAACTTATCAAGTGTCATGAGTAATAATTGAAACtctcatataaatttacaattcaaaGAGCAAATATCCAGACAAAAAGAGGAcgatatcaataatatcaatatattgtaATCGATCAAAGATAGCATTGTGTTTGTAAATGACAATCGACTAGTATTTTTTGCTAGATCGTTCCAATGCGATAAGACAGCACAGCAATCTGGCAAAACATAGGAGTTACACGCATCAGGGATTTCCATGGAAATCGATGACACCCTCGACGATGTTACTtcggacgagagagagaatcgtcgAATAGAATGCCCGTAACTTATCCAGATAAGGGGTTGTAAAACGATGCTGTAGCTATCTGCCAATACGGTCTGCTCACCCTTCTCGCGGGAAGGAAGTGCCTGCATCCAGGTTGCGGGTAGATATAGGGAGCAATTTCGTAGAAATTGATGCCATTTGAATATCGTCTGCGCCACGACACGCTCTTCCAAGATGGTGCCGTTCGTAAAGGCGTTTACACGATTGTCGGAGATCTCTATCCGGTCCATGCGCGCTACGTCGACAAATACTGTTGAGACACATtggtattatgtatatgtttcgTAGATCGTATTTCTATTGTGGGTTGGGTGCGGTATTTCACGAGGAGATGAAGCGGCTAACATAAACTGGCGTCTGTTACTCGACATTTCTTTCTCCATCGATCGCAAGTTAACTCGTGAAGAGATAGGATTAAAATGAGCAGCGATGTTCTTTCATGATCGACATTATtcgttatttatatcatttttattaattatatatatatttaattatttacgatataaatgttataaatgatcatattttaaataaacttattttatataataatattttataattatataattatataatattttataaaaaaaaatatatatacatgtactatatatactactatatatatactctcgaTACTTGGCGAAATATATAGTAAGAACAAATATCCATAGCAAGCAAAATGTGAATCTCTTACGAATCCTTACCTCATGCACAAtgaacgataaaattattccaaatttCATTGGACGTACTATCATGTCGTATCGTTCACCGAAATACTTCCGGATGACTTTAATCAGAGCGCACCTTTATCCCTGGTGTGTGATTATACTTGGCGACTTCCAGATACGTGCCAGGGTTACGTCACGTGGGTGTTACCAAAGTCTT is a window of Cataglyphis hispanica isolate Lineage 1 chromosome 4, ULB_Chis1_1.0, whole genome shotgun sequence DNA encoding:
- the LOC126848805 gene encoding zinc finger protein 527-like; the protein is MRIKTVPRHRTLQNNIKIASAIENPSDEESADAEKDYDSTDAINGQESYQAHVPSSNILIPIMTSTNLSNEMTLPSSTNISLTNDDNNNVEVMNLSTKDASNRADDITSSTSAEPEDKLKDSFLYKIMTDPDFLKNIQRNKQPKKFVCLFCKEEFATCEELTSHMDVKKNDNNQIVCCACKKTFAEKRYLKYHQRCHSERTKFTCDICTKKYTRLDNLTRHNVLHVNPDKFACTICNKTFTRKDLLNKHRKSHEKCNLYCVKCGKYFRSILTLENHQWTHRETLNASTNTVACKTENLIPAENIICKIENSVSAEKEVHKTQNLTSDESLVCKTNDVISKT